The window AGTCCTTTCAACAAAGCTCGTGACTTTGCCCTCTGGTTGTGGAGGGCACACAACAAAGTCAATGAAAGattattaaaagaagaagaatccatGGGAACCGCAGACCCGAAATTTCCCAAGATGATCTGGCCTCCGCCGCAACTTTGCTCATCTTGCTATCTCTCTCACAGCAGCAAGCAGATAAAATGGGACGAGAATGTAGTACATAAATTCTTGACCAACTACTATGGTAAAATGCTTGTATCTCTATACAAAAGCAACAGTTCTCTTGGGAATGTTGGTGTCGATGGGGCACTCGACGAGTTAGCGACATCAACAAACGCAGTTGCAGTCCCGGTGGGGGCTGCTTTGGCAATCGCTCTTGCAAGCTGTGCCTTCGGAGTACTTGCGTGTTACTGGCGTTCGCAGCAGAAGAGTCGGAAGTATTACCACCAACGACATTCTTTAAAGAAATATGATTATTAGGAGAGGGTAATTGGCTCTTTCAAAAAGACTTAAAAAGCATATAATAAGggaaagaaaccaaaaaatgaaaggtatcaaaagagagaaagagccTCCAACAATGTTCTTGTCATCCTATAATTTATCTTCCATTTGTGACATTTTCAGGCCAAGGAGAAGCTCGGAGCTGAAGTTTTGTGAAGGATATGACTCAACAGAAGTAAAATAATGAAGAAGCTCTGGAGATTTGGAGCATTCAACCGTCTAAGATGAGGTTTGTTGGGTGTATTCAATTCGATTCAATTCGATTCAATTCCGTGCATCACACAGTGACCATACAAATACGTATCATGAACTAATTttcgagttcaaatcattCGAAATTTGccttttttgttcctttttcttgCCTTCACAGTGACATATAGCTTAAACTTGGTTGCTCCAAAGAGATAGGAGAAATATAGAGAAGCATATGTAACTTAGCATATCTGAGgctttaaataatttgtttgattggCTTTTGGCTTTTGGACACACAGCTTCTTCAATATGGTATTTAGATTCATTGTAGCCTTTGATAATTAAGTTTGTTTAAACCTTTTTGAAATCATAGTCAAAATCCGTAGCTTATGTACCTTGATCTCCCGATCAAATGAAACATGAAATGAAAACGTAGTTCGATTCTATGTGGGTTATGGGCTTGCCACGTTTCTTGTGTACCACTCTAATTTGTGGGTTTTGTGGGTTATGGGCTTGCCACGTTTCTTTTGTGCCACTCTAATTTGTTGatacaataaataatactTGTTTTGTTGTTATAGGGTTATGGGCTTACCACGTCTTCGTTGCACCACTCAATGGTTGATACAATAAATACAtgtgttttattattattaggttATGGGCTCACCACGTTTTCGCTTTACCATTCTAATTGttgatataataaatatacgtgttttgttattaaatatatgttgAGTCGACGTCTCGTAGAGAATGGCAAAGCAATGACATTTCTTGACTTTAATGTaactattaaattaaagaCGTTTTGATCCTATGACCTTAGGGTTATGGCCCCACGTCCTATTCTACTTTGGTggtgtaataaataaataaataaataaatatatatatatatatatatatatatgtgtgtgtttaaaaattataattgtgtttaaaaattataatttttgagTCACACAAAGAAGGGCATTTTCGAACAATTTTCTAACTACTAATTTCAGCGAATCCATACTCGCCACGTGTCAAACTTTTCGCGCCAAAATAAGACTGTCCAAAGCCGCAAAATTCTCCCCTTCGTCTCTGCAAACAAATTCCGAAGCTTAAACACAGCCTCTTCAATGGCTTCCACACTCTTCATCTCTCTCACTCCTCTCTATCTTGTCCGACAATAGCTTCGTCTCCATGGCCGTGATGCTCCAGCTCATAGCCAAATCCTTGCTCTCTCAATCCAATTCAATCACAATCTTCTCACCTTCAGATACTGCTTTCGCCCAATCCGGTCagccttctctctctctcttcttcgaTTCCATTTCTTGCCTCTCTACTTATCTCCCGAATGCCTCAAATCGCTCGCGTTAAGCACCAAGATTCCCACGATGTTGGCCGATTGATCGCTCACGGTAACCTCTTCCCgataatttcatgaaatttctTTGAATCGAGTCATGATCAGTAGCTCGCCGATTTACGATGACGGTTCGCTCGTTGTTTTTGGCACCGAGAAGTTTTTTGACCTGAAATTCCAAGTGTTTCCGGTTATTCGGAATCTGAGTGCGGGATTCCGGTGTGGTCCAATGACGGAGAAGAATTCATTCGGTGAAGCAATAGAAACCCTAAGATCTAATGGATATTCTTCAATGGCGTTGTTTCTTGAATCTCAGATTTTAAGGTTTAGTAATGGTCAGTCCATGATGACAGTCTTTGCTCCTTCAGATGATACATTGGCCGCTCGCATTGATGACTTTACCGATTATCCTTCTCTGTATTGTAGAATCTTATGGAATGATCTTGTGGATCTTGAGAAAGGCACGAAGTTATCTACATATTCAAAGGGATCTGCAATTTCCGTTGCGAAATCAAACGGCATATTGATGATCAATGGAGTTGCAGTCATCTATCCCAACATGTATGTGAACGATTGGCTGGTTGCTCATGACCTCCTCGATGTTACTTCTGTGGCAGAGAGACTCTCAGCAAAGGAATCAGGCTCAGAAATGAGAAACATCACTCATGGTAAGGCACTGGATCATTGGTAAGTTCTGAAGCCATGAAAATCTTTTGCTCCCATTTCACAACATATACATTCACCATTTGTAAATTTCTAGAGCTTTTCCTGCCTTCTTATGCATCTGTGATGAAGAAATCTTTACCAGAAAGCTGTAATATAGAAGTTGTCAATTTTCCTACGAGTTTCAGCTCGTTTCTGTAGTTGTTTCAAGGATTGGCATCACTGTAATTTCGAGTGTGCCAATGAAACAATCATTgggatgtatgatgatgagttaAAGAAAGAGCTTTTGTATGTGAAATTATAGGTTTATTGCCTTGTGAATGATGTGTTTTTAgggtattaaattttaattttatgtagtCAACTCAACGTAGGCATGAACCAAAGTCATCTATTAAAATAAGGAGTTCCGGTATATTTGATGAGAACCATAGTCTAAAGAATCTTGAGACGGATACCCACGAATGAAATTGAGAGAGAGGCAGGGAATGATCAAATATGGTTAGACGGATTTCTTTTGCGAGACTTTAATCGGGATGCATAGGAAAGTCAACAGCCAAATAACTACAAGATTATCATTGGTCTACTCTATCACAAGGAGGTCCGAGCGCGTGTGTAGAGGTGATCCAGCCGCATCTTCCAGTGCGGCTACCTAGTTACGACTTCAGTCCAGTCACTAGCTAGCACCTTCTAGTATGGCTACCTAGTTACGACTTCACTAGCCTTGTTTTCAACATCCCCTCCTTATGGTTAAGGTAACGGCTTTGAGTTGGTAATGACATAACCAAAAGAGGGGTAAGGGAAAAAAGGTTACGCGTTGGTTAATGCAACGGGCCAATAACAGAGCCTACCAGTAGGACATATCGAGATATACCTATCTAATTTCGCAAAGTGCTGTCGGtacacaattttaaaatattggatcTTTCGTTATTTAGATcataattcattatatttccACCCAAAATGGCGCTTCGCCCCACCTTGGTTTCATCCCTTGAAAGGGGTATATATACTACATGTGCATATAGCTACTCACTCTACCATTCCAGGAGGAAACTTAAGCTTCCAACCTGCTAtctattttttcctttctctaCCTCTCTAAGCTCCTCTTCTGATGCTTGATGTTGCTGGATTCGTCGTTTCCACCAGAATTACTCAAATTTTGGCTCGTATTTCTCCATCGGTTTATCGACAACGATATCTTCGCAGACACATCACTCCTCCTTTGGAGGTGGTTTGCATATAGTATCCATAGCAAGAGACAGAGCAATACTCCAACAGAGATCATTGCAAGTCCAACATTCACAATCTTGAGATGATGGTGCAGATGAGGACAGTAACCTGTGGTGATGTTGTGAAACGTTTCCCTAACGAAATTGCAGTTCTGGAGGCTAAGCAAAGGGGGAGTGTAATGCTGAAGTGCATAACTCTCATTCACTGCAGCCACCATCTGGGAATAGATGTCCGGTGTGACTCTCCCAACCGTGGTGCACAGTTTCGATTCCGATACTTGGCACACAAACTTCTGCCAAACCTGCATTTATAACCGAAGTATCGATCATTATCGAAACAAAGACAGATGAACACACAGAAAGATGATTAAATGAGAAAGGCACCATAAACACTGATATGTTTTGGTTGTTCTccccaccgctagcggatattgtcctctttgggctttcccttctgagATTCCtctctagggagaggtttccacacccttataaagaatgtttcgttcccctctccaaccgatgtggggtctcacacaGTTAGACTAAGATCTAGATCTAGTCATGACGTTGATTCAATACACATACAGACACCTATAAACATCGCCCTATTATTTGGTGGCCCAGCGTCCTCTCTagggggcccagcgtcctcattggcacatcgcccgatgacTGGCTTTGTACCATTCATGatagttcaagcccaccactagtagatattgtcttctttggactttctcttctaggcttcctcaaagttttaaaacgtgtatgatagggagagatttccacacacccttataaagaatgcttcgttcccctctccaaccgatgtgggatctcacacagtTAGACTAAGATCTAGATCTAGTCATGACGTTGATTCAATACACATACAGACACCTATAAACATCGCCCTATTATTTGGTGCATAGACATTCCCAAGTTAAAATGCAGCCAGAATGCGTTGTATGAATCTTACTGTTGATGCATTGTCGATAGTCACGTCGTTATCGCCACATCTACTTTCTTCCAGCTGAGAGTTATATGGGTAACAGAGAGCTGGCATTGGAGGTCCAGACTGGTTGCAGTAGTTGGGAAGTCCTGGGGGAGGATTTGCATTGGCGAAGTTGTACACAAATTGATCGACAACGCTCACAATGTCGTTTACAATCTTTTTACTTTGGATTAGCGTCCGGTTTGTGGTTTTATGATCAACACAAGGAAGGATATTGCTAAGAGCTGTTTCTGCATGAGGATTATCCACCCATTCTTCCATTGCCATACAAGTATCAGAAACTGCactgaaaaagagagaaacagagcaaaaaaTAGACAGAAACTCAGTTtatccttttaattttgaagaaattagaaGTGATGACAGTAAATGTGAGATCAccgggaatgaaacattctttataagggtatggaaacctctccctagcagatgcgttttaaaaaccttaaggggaaaccccaaagagaacaatatttgttagcggtaggcttgggacgttacaaatggtatcagagccagacaccggacgataatgccaatgaggaggctgagccttgaaggaggtggacatgaggcagtgtgccagcaaggacgctgggccccgaataGGGGAGGATTGGGgagttccacatcgattggagaatggAACGAGTGCCTACGAGGACATTGGACACcaaagtgggtggattgtgagatcccacgttggttggggaggagaacgaaatattctttataagggtgtagaaaacTCTCcatagcatacgcgttttaaaaatcttgaggggaagtccgaaagggaaagtccaaagaagacaatatctgctagcggtgggcttgggccgttaaaGTAAATATAGCAATTTCATTAAACCAATATGAGGGTTATTAGTTAATAAGACTATGCAACTATATAGCCAAATTGTAAGCCAACTTACCTGTCAAGGATTACAAACAATccataaagaacaaatgtAATTGTCACAAGTAGCCAACCACTGAGTATTAATCTGCAAAATATAACAACATACTTTTATTCTACCAATATATAGATGAATCTGAAAAGTAAACTAAATCAGTCACACGACGAACAACTTACATATACATTGCATGTTGATATCCAAAGAACGACAGAACTGCAACAACAATTCCAGCAAGTTAAAAATACGCACACGTCAAGTaaacgagaaaacaaaacaataagaaTTACGTACAAAGACCGACGAGAGCCAGAAGAAGCATGAGCGCAGCAACGGTAATTAATGCTGAACGCCTATACGAACAATATTTATGTTAGCTTTTAGGTGTGGTAAAAGAACATGAACTTGATTGAAAGGAGTAAGATGAAGATACATACATAGCAATGAAAActcttgttattttattagaatttaTACTCGTCTGCTCTGCCACTGTATCTGCAGCGGTATTTAAATCCGCGTTTAACTCGTCAATGTCGTTGATTACATCAATTGGAAGAAACACCTCGGCCACGCTAATGGTCTTTGCGAGTGAGAGATATTCTGTAACGTTTTTAAGCGTATCCACAGTATAGTCTGACTGGTTTACAACATACTTCAAAGTATGCAAACCTTCATTGTAAAAATCATTCTGTCCAATACATAGAAGTATACAGCCAATGCTGCGAAGAAGGATAAGCTTTGTGTCAGAATGGAGTTGAGACAATTCGAACATATAGTTGAgattaaaataacactcaagtccaccgctagcagatattgtccgctttggcccgttaagtatcgccgttagcctcacggttataaaacgcgtctactagggagaggtttcaacacccttaaaaggaatgcttcgttcccctctccaaccaatgtgagacctCACATATTAACAACATAAATAAGATGTATTGCCAATGAAAACGATGGCTTCATGCACCAAACGATGTAAAAAGACGACAAGTAAAATAGATTTAGAAGAAGCTTTCAAAATCTAAGTGTATCATTGAGACAAGAGTGTAGAGTATTACGTGGCAGCACATGTCAAAACTACAAGTAACGCGAGGCAAATCCGCTGTGAAGTCTTCGATTCTTCGCCTTTAATGTTTAACTTCCATCCACAGCAAAGATGAATAAAAAGAGCAATGCCAAAGGAAATGAACCAGAGGATGGAAAGAATGAAGCCAATGGCACCAGTAAATCCAACAGACTGCAGAAACATATTAACACAAAAGAAATGACTACAGGTTGAGAACTAATTAGCAGCAATGCCAAGGAAGAGCCAATACAAGCTAAGATCATATACTAAAATGTAAGCACACTGCAGACAAAATGACAACAAAAACATACTATAGCTATTTGATTCTACGGTGTGATACGACAGGTATGAAGCCAAAAATTAGTGACGACAGGTATGAAGCCAAAAATTAGTGACCACCCCAATGAAACATCATGCTAGCATACATACTATACATcactgctagcatatattgtccgctttggcccgttacgtatcgcgttagcctcacggctttaaaatgcgtctgctagggagagatttccacacccttataaaaaatgttttgttcccctctctaaccgatgtggaatctcacagtccacccccccttaggggcccagTCTCACAATCCATGATGCGATTGTGCCCCAAGGaagtcatcgaggacgatgactaaTACAACCTACTCACTTcatagtatggttgtgacacccagcgtcctcgctagcacaccgcccgatgtctggctctgaaaccatttgtaacaacccaagtctaccactagcaaatattgtccgctttggcccgttacgtatcgcgtCAACCtcactattttaaaacatgtctctattaggaagaggttttcacacgttgtaaagaatgtttcgttcccctctccaactaatatgagatctcacactccaccctcttggggcccaacatcctcattggcacacacctagtgtctggctctaataccactggtaatagcccaagcacaccactagcaa is drawn from Cucurbita pepo subsp. pepo cultivar mu-cu-16 chromosome LG09, ASM280686v2, whole genome shotgun sequence and contains these coding sequences:
- the LOC111801363 gene encoding putative fasciclin-like arabinogalactan protein 20, with translation MISSSPIYDDGSLVVFGTEKFFDLKFQVFPVIRNLSAGFRCGPMTEKNSFGEAIETLRSNGYSSMALFLESQILRFSNGQSMMTVFAPSDDTLAARIDDFTDYPSLYCRILWNDLVDLEKGTKLSTYSKGSAISVAKSNGILMINGVAVIYPNMYVNDWLVAHDLLDVTSVAERLSAKESGSEMRNITHGKALDHW
- the LOC111801364 gene encoding uncharacterized protein LOC111801364: MRGLSISASISLLFLVDFAAFFSVLALSHDLVPKDSGKFVLGQENLGPWRNEILETAEAPGSANNDSQGPLLLAANRTKRPDILHGFRVYEGGWDIANRDYWASVGFTGAIGFILSILWFISFGIALFIHLCCGWKLNIKGEESKTSQRICLALLVVLTCAATIGCILLCIGQNDFYNEGLHTLKYVVNQSDYTVDTLKNVTEYLSLAKTISVAEVFLPIDVINDIDELNADLNTAADTVAEQTSINSNKITRVFIAMRSALITVAALMLLLALVGLFLSFFGYQHAMYILILSGWLLVTITFVLYGLFVILDSAVSDTCMAMEEWVDNPHAETALSNILPCVDHKTTNRTLIQSKKIVNDIVSVVDQFVYNFANANPPPGLPNYCNQSGPPMPALCYPYNSQLEESRCGDNDVTIDNASTVWQKFVCQVSESKLCTTVGRVTPDIYSQMVAAVNESYALQHYTPPLLSLQNCNFVRETFHNITTGYCPHLHHHLKIVNVGLAMISVGVLLCLLLWILYANHLQRRSDVSAKISLSINRWRNTSQNLSNSGGNDESSNIKHQKRSLER